The following proteins come from a genomic window of Deltaproteobacteria bacterium:
- a CDS encoding TonB-dependent receptor, with translation MMTPKADIRGIVLQFLLTVFMLTLMGVIPVYAAGGASGTGVEEDADTQPKMELDEIVVTASKVAAPVEKIPRNVTVITAEDIEEAPSDNLIDLLDREVGINARSLQGTDRQAVVDMRGMGATAVSNVVIMVDGVKLNSPDLSGADLASISLDRIERIEVVRGSGGVLYGDGAVGGVVNIVTKKGMLGTDVKASASYGSYATLDTWASVRGGHRDLSYSLYGAYYDSEGYRDNGGLQKGDAAGSLGYSFGDYLTVSLSGSHHQDEYGLPGPVSIDDVDSKSDRIGTAYPDDSGETQDNRLSGTIEFENESFGYLKIVRSYRDRNNDFTIGYSPLIDREDQVSEIDEFDKTWLLTYNKGYRLFSRQHSLLLGLDHYFVDYVREEAPDGPRKNSRTESLGFFINNRWSLTKALLFNLGYRGNRYEGRYRTDRLVSYPEGKIWVNGEEETADWYNDAWDIGLTYIYSKEINLFASCATSFRIPNVDELAESDGDLRPQEGLHLDLGGRFRFRDKLELSATFFNLVIEDEIYYSEVNRNYDDRTIRRGVEMDIRYQMSRSLSLWGNYTYTNARFEEENTAVPLVPKNMAAAGVEWRAVDPLTLSVTGTFVGYRYDGNDIDNSTYERLDPYLVIDTRATYLFGNFKLFAGINNLFDEMYTTVAYSEAYYPMPGRNAYAGLSWSL, from the coding sequence ATGATGACACCCAAAGCCGACATACGTGGTATAGTCCTGCAATTCCTTTTGACGGTTTTCATGTTGACGCTCATGGGCGTGATCCCGGTCTATGCCGCGGGGGGGGCGAGCGGTACGGGTGTGGAAGAGGACGCTGATACCCAGCCCAAAATGGAGCTGGACGAGATCGTCGTCACCGCCAGCAAAGTGGCGGCGCCTGTCGAAAAGATACCCCGCAACGTCACGGTGATAACGGCCGAGGACATCGAGGAGGCGCCCAGCGACAACCTCATCGACCTCCTGGACCGGGAGGTCGGGATCAACGCGCGCAGCCTTCAGGGCACCGACAGGCAGGCCGTCGTGGATATGCGGGGGATGGGCGCCACGGCTGTCAGCAACGTAGTGATCATGGTGGACGGCGTCAAGTTGAACTCCCCGGATCTTTCCGGAGCGGACCTGGCCTCCATTTCGCTCGACCGGATCGAACGCATCGAAGTGGTCAGGGGAAGCGGCGGTGTGCTCTATGGCGACGGTGCCGTGGGCGGTGTCGTCAACATCGTAACCAAAAAGGGCATGCTGGGGACGGATGTCAAAGCCTCGGCCAGCTACGGCAGCTACGCGACCCTGGACACCTGGGCCTCGGTCAGGGGCGGGCACCGGGATTTGAGCTACAGCCTCTACGGCGCCTACTACGATTCGGAAGGCTACCGGGACAACGGCGGCCTGCAAAAGGGGGATGCCGCCGGCTCGTTGGGCTACAGTTTCGGAGACTATCTGACGGTTTCCCTGTCCGGTTCGCACCACCAGGATGAATACGGGCTCCCGGGCCCTGTGAGCATCGACGACGTCGATTCGAAATCGGACCGGATCGGGACGGCCTACCCGGATGACAGCGGTGAAACCCAAGACAACCGGCTGTCCGGCACCATCGAATTCGAAAATGAAAGTTTCGGCTACCTGAAAATCGTCAGGAGCTACCGGGACAGGAATAACGATTTCACCATCGGATACAGCCCGCTTATCGACAGGGAGGATCAGGTCTCTGAAATCGATGAGTTCGACAAAACATGGCTACTTACCTATAACAAAGGCTACCGACTGTTTTCGAGGCAGCACAGCCTTCTTCTGGGGCTCGATCACTACTTTGTCGACTATGTACGCGAAGAAGCACCCGACGGGCCGCGGAAGAACAGCCGCACCGAAAGCCTGGGATTTTTCATCAACAACCGGTGGTCTCTGACGAAGGCGCTGCTTTTCAACCTGGGATACCGGGGGAACCGTTATGAGGGCCGCTATCGCACGGACCGGCTTGTGTCCTATCCTGAAGGCAAGATCTGGGTAAACGGTGAAGAGGAGACCGCCGATTGGTACAACGATGCCTGGGATATCGGGTTGACCTACATCTACTCCAAAGAGATCAATCTGTTTGCCAGTTGTGCCACGAGTTTTCGCATACCGAACGTGGATGAACTCGCCGAGTCCGACGGCGACCTGCGCCCCCAGGAGGGATTGCACCTGGACCTGGGGGGGAGGTTCCGCTTCAGGGACAAGCTCGAATTGAGTGCCACTTTCTTCAACCTGGTTATCGAGGATGAGATCTACTACAGCGAGGTCAACCGCAATTACGACGACCGGACCATTCGCCGGGGCGTCGAGATGGACATAAGGTACCAGATGAGCCGGTCCCTCTCCCTCTGGGGAAACTATACCTACACCAATGCCCGCTTCGAGGAGGAGAATACCGCCGTACCGCTGGTGCCGAAGAACATGGCAGCGGCAGGCGTGGAGTGGCGTGCCGTCGACCCGTTGACACTGTCGGTAACGGGAACTTTCGTCGGATACCGCTATGACGGCAACGATATCGACAACTCGACCTACGAGAGACTCGATCCCTACCTGGTGATCGACACGCGGGCAACGTATCTTTTTGGCAATTTCAAACTGTTTGCCGGTATCAACAACCTGTTCGACGAGATGTACACCACCGTGGCTTACAGCGAGGCGTATTACCCCATGCCCGGGAGAAATGCGTATGCCGGCCTGTCGTGGAGCCTGTGA